Within the Comamonadaceae bacterium OTU4NAUVB1 genome, the region CGAAGATGAACGAGACGTTGAAGTCGAGCCCGGCGTGCTTGAGCGCGGCGGCGTCGCGGTCGTAGACGTGGCGCACCGCCGAACCCAGCACGCGGGCGGCGTCGAACATGCTCTTCGCGTTCCAGATCGTGATGGGCGGACCGGGCTCGCCGTCGGCGTCGGTCTCGCGCAGTTCCTCGATCTGCAGGATCTCGCGCACCGATTGCGAGATGCTCAGGTTGCCCGCCGACAGCAGCACCATGACGCGGTCGCCGGGCTGCTCGTAGACGATCATCTTGCGGAAGGTGCTGATGTGGTCGACGCCCGCGTTGGTGCGCGAGTCGGACAGGAACACCAGCCCGGCGTTGAGTTTGATGCCTACGCAATAAGTCATTGGATTCGTATCGTGGGACGCCGGGACCGGGCCGTTCAGCCGGGTCCGGTGTCGCGCACGTTGAGTTTTTGAAGGGTGTAAAGCGCTTCCAGCGCCTCCCGGGGGCTCAGGGCGTCGAGGTCGAGCGCGGCCAGGGCGGATTCTACGGGGCCCGGTGCCGGCGCCGCGACCGGTGCCGGGGCGGCGAACAGGTCGACCTGCGCCTGCGCGCTGGCCTGCTGCGCCTCCAGCGCCGCCAGGGCCTGGCGCGCGTGGGCGACGACGGGGGCGGGCATGCCGGCCAGGCGGGCGACCTGGATGCCGTAGCTCTTGCTGGCCGGGCCGGGCTGCATCTCGTGCAGGAAGACGATGTCGCGCCCGCCGCGGCCGGCGGTCTCGGTCGCGCTCACGTGCATGTTGATCGCGCCGTGGTGCGTGGCCGGGAATTCGGTCAGCTCGAAATAGTGCGTCGCGAACAGCGTGAACGAGCGGCTGCGGTCGTGCAGGTGCGCGGCGATGCCGGCGGCCAGCGCCAGGCCGTCGAAGGTGCTGGTGCCGCGGCCGATCTCGTCCATCAGCACCAGCGAGCGCGCGGTGGCCGCATGCAGGATCTGCGCCGCCTCGGTCATCTCCAGCATGAAGGTCGACTGGGCGTTGGCCAGGTCGTCGGCCGCGCCGATGCGGGTGTGGATGGCGTCGATCGGTCCGAGCCGGCAGCCCTGCGCCGACACGTGCGAGCCGATCGAGGCGAGCAGCACGATGATCGCGATCTGGCGCATGTAGGTCGACTTGCCGCCCATGTTCGGACCGGTGATCACCTGCATGCGCTGCTGCGGACCGAGCTGCGTGTCGTTGGCGATGAAGGCGCCGGCGGACTTCTCGGCCAGCCGCGCCTCCACCACCGGGTGGCGGCCGCGCGCGATCTCGATGCAGGGGTGCGCGACGAACGTGGGGGCGTTCCAGTGCAGCGTGTGCGAGCGCTCGGCCAGCGCGCACAGCGCGTCGAGCGAGGCGAGGGCGCCGGCCAGCCGCGTGAGCGCGTGGACGTGCGGCTGCAGGGCGTCGAGCACTTGCTCGTAGAGCCACTTCTCGCGCGCCAGCGCGCGGTCTTGCGCCGACAGCGCCTTGTCCTCGAACGCCTTGAGCTCGGGCGTGACGAAGCGCTCGGCGTTCTTGAGCGTCTGGCGGCGGCGGTAGTCGTCGGGCACCTTGCCCAGCGCGCCCTGGGAGACCTCGATGTAGAAGCCGTGCACGCGGTTGAACTGCACCCGCAGGTTGGGAATGCCGGTGCGCTCCCGCTCGGCGACCTCCAGGCGCAGCAGGAAGGCGTCGCAGTTCTCCCCGATGGCGCGCAGTTCGTCGAGTTCGGCGTCGAAGCCCGTGGCGATCACGCCGCCGTCG harbors:
- the mutS gene encoding DNA mismatch repair protein MutS, which translates into the protein MNQDAKDRPVAPHGDGNHTPMMAQYLRLKADHPDTLLFYRMGDFYELFHADAQKAARLLDITLTQRGQSAGQPIPMCGVPFHAVDTYLARLIKLGESVAICEQVGEVGLGKGPVERKVMRVVTPGTLTDAELLDDRVESLLLAVHAGARGTCGLAWLSVTGDELRLAECAADALEAWIARIAPSEVIHGAEVTPAFEARLVAARATTPFTLSVRPAWQFDGALGERKLREQLGSASLAAWNAEALTHAHAAASALLGYAEHTQGRALTHVRRLAVERDGDLIELPPATRRNLELVQTLRGESSPTLLSLLDTCMTGMGSRLLRRWLLAPRRDRADAQARLDAIGVLHAAPSGTTAAPWRTLRESLRHTSDVERIAARIALRQVRPRELVALRLALDKAAGLAPALPDGAALLARIAGDLATPPDCAGLLARAIQAEPAALVRDGGVIATGFDAELDELRAIGENCDAFLLRLEVAERERTGIPNLRVQFNRVHGFYIEVSQGALGKVPDDYRRRQTLKNAERFVTPELKAFEDKALSAQDRALAREKWLYEQVLDALQPHVHALTRLAGALASLDALCALAERSHTLHWNAPTFVAHPCIEIARGRHPVVEARLAEKSAGAFIANDTQLGPQQRMQVITGPNMGGKSTYMRQIAIIVLLASIGSHVSAQGCRLGPIDAIHTRIGAADDLANAQSTFMLEMTEAAQILHAATARSLVLMDEIGRGTSTFDGLALAAGIAAHLHDRSRSFTLFATHYFELTEFPATHHGAINMHVSATETAGRGGRDIVFLHEMQPGPASKSYGIQVARLAGMPAPVVAHARQALAALEAQQASAQAQVDLFAAPAPVAAPAPGPVESALAALDLDALSPREALEALYTLQKLNVRDTGPG